One Opitutia bacterium DNA segment encodes these proteins:
- a CDS encoding malate dehydrogenase — protein MKAPIRVAVTGAAGQIGYSLLFRIASGAMFGPDQPVILQLIEAPIEKALKALEGVAMELDDCAFPLLKGIVQTSDASVGFKDANWCLLVGAKPRGPGMERADLLKDNGKIFIEQGRIIDAVAAADARIAVVGNPANTNCMIAASQAKRLPADRFTAMVRLDQNRAQTQLAKKAGVDLTEVKDIFIYGNHSPTMFPAFAHATISGKPAAAVINDAAWLQGPFCETVGKRGAAIIAARGASSAASAANALVDHVRSLVTPGAIHSIAVKSNGVYGFDPEVWAGVPVRTTTPGSYEVITGYAMDDFAKSKLAATNKELVEERAFVAEMIK, from the coding sequence ATGAAAGCCCCTATCCGTGTCGCAGTTACCGGCGCCGCCGGCCAAATCGGCTACTCGCTCCTGTTCCGCATCGCCTCGGGCGCGATGTTCGGCCCCGACCAGCCGGTCATCCTCCAGCTGATCGAAGCTCCCATCGAAAAGGCCCTCAAGGCCCTCGAAGGCGTCGCCATGGAACTCGACGACTGCGCCTTCCCTCTCCTTAAGGGCATCGTCCAGACCTCCGACGCCTCCGTCGGCTTCAAGGACGCCAACTGGTGCCTCCTCGTCGGCGCCAAGCCGCGCGGCCCCGGCATGGAGCGCGCCGACCTCCTCAAGGACAACGGCAAGATCTTCATCGAACAGGGCCGCATCATCGACGCCGTCGCCGCCGCCGATGCCCGCATCGCCGTCGTCGGCAACCCGGCCAACACGAACTGCATGATCGCCGCCTCGCAGGCCAAGCGCCTCCCGGCCGACCGCTTCACCGCCATGGTGCGCCTCGACCAGAACCGCGCCCAGACCCAGCTCGCCAAGAAAGCCGGCGTCGACCTCACCGAGGTCAAAGACATCTTCATCTACGGCAACCACAGCCCGACCATGTTCCCGGCCTTCGCCCACGCGACGATCTCCGGCAAACCAGCCGCCGCCGTCATCAACGACGCCGCCTGGCTCCAAGGCCCCTTCTGCGAAACCGTCGGCAAGCGCGGCGCCGCCATCATCGCCGCTCGCGGCGCCTCCTCGGCCGCCTCCGCCGCCAACGCCCTCGTCGACCACGTCCGCTCGCTCGTCACGCCCGGCGCCATCCACTCCATCGCCGTGAAATCGAACGGCGTTTACGGCTTCGATCCCGAAGTCTGGGCCGGCGTCCCCGTCCGCACGACGACCCCCGGCAGCTACGAAGTCATCACCGGCTACGCCATGGACGACTTCGCGAAGTCGAAGCTCGCCGCGACGAACAAGGAGCTCGTCGAAGAGCGCGCCTTCGTGGCCGAGATGATCAAGTAA
- a CDS encoding 3-deoxy-7-phosphoheptulonate synthase: MQRTSDINVLETRTLPSPAQLLAELPKTDAQSELIARAREDIHRVIFTDDRRFLFVVGPCSIHDPEAGRDYARRLAALSRQVSDRILIVMRVYFEKPRTTVGWKGLIMDPHLDGSHDIAAGLRLARTFLRDVLDLGLPTATELLDPITPQYIADLICWSAIGARTAESQTHRQMASGLSMPLGFKNGTDGSIQTAINAIRAAAHPQTFLGINLDGASSVIVTRGNPNCHVVLRGGTAGPNFSPEHIARTEQLLAAAKLPKSILVDCSHDNSAKKPELQPDVLRAVLEQIAAGNTSIMGAMVESNLGAGNQPFPQPLDKLRYGVSITDGCIDWDSTERLVREIHAALAPRFA, translated from the coding sequence ATGCAACGCACCTCGGACATCAACGTCCTCGAAACCCGCACGCTCCCCTCGCCCGCCCAACTGTTGGCGGAGCTTCCCAAGACCGACGCGCAATCCGAACTGATCGCGCGCGCCCGCGAGGACATCCATCGGGTCATCTTCACCGACGACCGCCGCTTCCTCTTCGTCGTCGGCCCCTGCTCGATCCACGACCCCGAAGCCGGCCGCGACTACGCCCGCCGCCTCGCCGCCCTCTCGCGCCAGGTTTCCGACCGCATCCTCATCGTCATGCGCGTCTATTTCGAGAAACCCCGGACCACCGTCGGCTGGAAGGGGCTCATCATGGACCCGCACCTCGACGGCTCCCACGACATCGCCGCCGGTCTCCGCCTCGCGCGGACGTTTCTCCGCGACGTCCTCGACCTCGGCCTGCCCACCGCCACCGAGCTCCTCGATCCCATCACCCCGCAATACATCGCCGACCTCATTTGCTGGTCGGCCATCGGCGCCCGCACCGCCGAGTCGCAGACGCATCGCCAAATGGCTTCCGGCCTCTCGATGCCCCTCGGCTTCAAGAACGGCACCGACGGCTCCATTCAGACCGCCATCAACGCCATCCGCGCCGCCGCGCATCCCCAGACCTTCCTCGGCATCAACCTCGACGGCGCATCCTCCGTCATCGTCACGCGCGGCAACCCGAACTGCCACGTCGTCCTCCGCGGCGGCACCGCGGGCCCGAACTTCTCGCCCGAGCACATCGCGCGCACCGAGCAGCTCCTCGCCGCCGCCAAGCTCCCGAAATCCATCCTCGTCGACTGCTCGCACGACAACTCCGCCAAGAAACCCGAGCTCCAACCCGACGTCCTGCGCGCCGTCCTCGAGCAGATCGCCGCCGGCAACACCTCCATCATGGGCGCCATGGTCGAGAGCAACCTCGGCGCCGGCAACCAGCCCTTCCCGCAACCGTTGGACAAGCTCCGCTACGGCGTATCGATCACTGACGGCTGCATCGATTGGGACTCCACCGAACGGCTCGTCCGGGAAATCCACGCCGCACTCGCGCCGCGGTTCGCCTGA
- a CDS encoding folate-binding protein YgfZ → MEVASATLRIRGPDSNTFLQGQFTQDLRKPVGGVSYGLWLNQKGKCIADSFVLRVAENEFVIWAPRVEGSVIGQRLGEYIIADDVEIVDATPAVGGAAVIWGDGAAAVVAKRFGAAPKPDRFMQGPDGLVFRGRFARGENFVCLTADAEATVRELEQAGARRGTRDSLEAERIAGALPAVPDDIGLNDLPNEGGLDVDAISYTKGCYLGQEVMSRLKNLGQIRRRLMVIAGAGGRPAALASVQQEGKSVGQIRSSARVGEGFVATAMVSLVSFNRAAPLALEDGRALEVCHG, encoded by the coding sequence TTGGAAGTCGCATCAGCCACGCTCCGGATAAGAGGCCCTGATTCTAATACGTTCCTTCAGGGTCAGTTCACCCAGGATCTCCGGAAGCCCGTCGGAGGCGTTTCGTATGGCTTGTGGTTGAACCAGAAGGGGAAATGCATCGCCGACAGCTTCGTTTTGCGGGTGGCGGAGAACGAATTCGTCATTTGGGCCCCGCGAGTCGAGGGGTCGGTAATTGGGCAACGTCTTGGAGAGTATATCATTGCGGATGACGTGGAGATTGTGGATGCGACTCCGGCCGTAGGCGGGGCGGCAGTGATTTGGGGCGATGGGGCGGCGGCGGTCGTCGCGAAGCGCTTCGGCGCTGCGCCGAAGCCGGACCGATTCATGCAGGGGCCGGACGGCTTGGTTTTCAGGGGACGGTTCGCGCGCGGGGAGAACTTCGTGTGCCTCACGGCGGACGCGGAGGCGACCGTGCGGGAGCTGGAGCAAGCGGGTGCGAGGCGCGGCACGCGGGATTCGCTCGAGGCCGAGCGCATTGCCGGTGCGTTGCCGGCGGTTCCGGACGATATCGGACTAAACGACCTGCCCAACGAAGGAGGTTTGGATGTCGATGCGATCTCCTACACCAAGGGCTGCTACCTCGGCCAGGAGGTCATGTCGCGCCTGAAGAACCTCGGCCAAATTCGCCGTCGGCTCATGGTGATTGCCGGTGCGGGCGGGCGGCCGGCCGCGCTCGCCTCTGTGCAGCAGGAGGGCAAGTCGGTTGGCCAGATCCGTTCGAGCGCGCGGGTGGGCGAGGGATTTGTCGCGACGGCGATGGTCTCGCTCGTGAGTTTCAACCGCGCCGCGCCGCTCGCGCTGGAAGACGGACGCGCGCTGGAGGTTTGTCATGGATGA
- a CDS encoding prepilin peptidase — protein MNAATFHEVAAVWPWFFPLCAFLFGACVGSFLNVCIYRIPKDESVVTPGSHCACGQPIAWHDNIPILSWLLLRGRARCCGRQFSFRYPAIELLTALLFVACWMLFPPAKALGGMVLVSTVICATFIDLDHMIIPDVFTIGGGVVGVVLSAALPALHGQAHELFFVASLRSTLDAVLGLLVGSGLVLWIALVAEAVLKKEAMGFGDVKFLGALGAFVGWQGAVFAMFGGAMIGCVWILFAGAWQQFFGKAAAGARLETPDGQQTERVGLGVHVSFGPMLGLGALLYFFVLHRWVDPYFASLRFLF, from the coding sequence ATGAACGCCGCCACATTCCACGAAGTCGCCGCCGTCTGGCCGTGGTTTTTTCCGCTCTGCGCGTTCCTGTTCGGCGCGTGTGTCGGCAGTTTTCTCAACGTCTGCATCTACCGCATCCCGAAGGATGAATCGGTGGTGACGCCCGGCTCGCATTGCGCGTGCGGCCAACCGATCGCGTGGCACGACAACATTCCCATTCTGAGCTGGCTGCTTCTGCGTGGACGCGCGCGGTGTTGCGGACGGCAGTTCAGTTTCCGTTATCCCGCGATCGAGTTACTCACGGCGCTGCTGTTCGTCGCGTGTTGGATGCTGTTCCCGCCCGCGAAGGCGCTCGGAGGCATGGTGCTCGTCTCGACCGTGATCTGCGCAACGTTCATCGATCTCGACCACATGATCATCCCCGACGTGTTCACGATCGGCGGCGGCGTGGTCGGCGTGGTGTTGTCAGCGGCGTTGCCGGCGCTGCACGGGCAGGCGCACGAGTTGTTTTTCGTTGCGAGTCTGCGCAGCACGCTCGACGCGGTGCTCGGGCTGCTCGTCGGCTCGGGCTTGGTGCTGTGGATCGCACTTGTTGCCGAAGCGGTGCTCAAGAAGGAGGCGATGGGCTTCGGCGACGTGAAGTTTCTCGGCGCGCTGGGCGCGTTCGTCGGCTGGCAGGGCGCGGTGTTCGCGATGTTCGGCGGAGCGATGATCGGCTGCGTCTGGATTCTCTTCGCGGGCGCGTGGCAGCAGTTCTTCGGCAAGGCTGCCGCGGGCGCGCGACTCGAGACGCCCGACGGCCAACAGACGGAGCGCGTCGGATTGGGCGTGCACGTGAGTTTCGGGCCGATGCTGGGGCTCGGGGCGCTGCTCTACTTCTTCGTGCTGCACCGCTGGGTCGATCCCTACTTCGCCAGCCTGCGTTTCCTATTCTGA
- the aroE gene encoding shikimate dehydrogenase: MTSWNGETTLTLDDLATWAFDGTALAVLGHPIGHSLSPRMHNAALQAMTARDRAFATWRYFRFDVPPERLAEALPRLHAAGLLGLNLTVPHKVLAFELVAEIDPSARSVGAVNTLRRTATGWRGYNTDGYGLATALRADLGVTLAGAHVILLGAGGAARGAAVECLRQGCASLWIGNRTRANLDTLLDALRPLAREVPLHGFDPAAPPAGLPAGAVLVNATSAGLKPDEPPPIALRSLPAGLSVYDMVYNPPQTALLREAASLGLRHSNGLSMLVHQGVRALEIWTGAEVPADVMRAALAR, translated from the coding sequence ATGACTAGCTGGAACGGCGAAACGACCCTGACGCTCGACGACCTCGCGACGTGGGCGTTCGACGGCACCGCACTCGCCGTGCTCGGGCACCCCATCGGTCACTCGCTCAGCCCGCGCATGCACAACGCCGCGCTGCAGGCGATGACCGCGCGCGACCGCGCCTTCGCGACGTGGCGCTATTTTCGCTTCGACGTGCCGCCCGAGCGCCTCGCCGAGGCCTTGCCGCGACTGCACGCCGCCGGCCTGCTCGGCCTCAATCTCACCGTGCCGCACAAGGTGCTCGCGTTCGAACTCGTCGCCGAGATCGATCCCAGCGCGCGCAGCGTCGGCGCGGTCAACACGCTGCGTCGCACCGCCACCGGCTGGCGCGGCTACAACACCGACGGCTACGGCCTCGCCACGGCGTTGCGCGCCGATCTCGGCGTCACGCTCGCCGGAGCGCACGTGATCCTGCTCGGCGCCGGCGGCGCCGCGCGCGGGGCCGCGGTCGAGTGCCTGCGCCAGGGTTGCGCGTCGCTCTGGATCGGCAACCGCACGCGCGCCAACCTCGACACGCTCCTCGACGCGCTCCGCCCGCTCGCACGCGAAGTGCCGCTGCACGGCTTCGACCCCGCGGCGCCTCCCGCCGGGTTGCCCGCCGGCGCCGTGCTGGTGAACGCGACGTCCGCCGGCCTGAAGCCCGACGAGCCGCCGCCAATCGCGTTGCGGAGCCTGCCCGCCGGTCTCAGCGTCTACGACATGGTCTACAACCCGCCGCAAACCGCGCTGCTTCGCGAGGCGGCGTCGCTCGGTCTGCGCCACTCCAACGGCCTCTCGATGCTCGTGCATCAAGGGGTGCGCGCACTTGAAATTTGGACCGGCGCCGAGGTCCCGGCGGACGTCATGCGCGCCGCCCTTGCCCGATGA
- a CDS encoding YggS family pyridoxal phosphate-dependent enzyme has protein sequence MFIDFETFQARADKLRALMDEACRQAGRDPRDVLLLPVTKTHPAAAAEYVARYGLPAVGENRVQEAIEKRAGLSASAASLHWELIGHLQSNKARLAAQHFDRVQSVDSEKLLNHLDRAAAELGKTLPVLLQINAGNDPAKFGAEPADAPRLLDAALAKKSLRIDGLMTIAPLGATPAETEEHARRTFANLRSIRDDLAARAGTPLRELSMGMSGDFALAIAAGSTLVRVGTALFGARE, from the coding sequence ATGTTTATCGATTTCGAGACCTTCCAAGCCCGCGCCGATAAGTTGCGGGCTCTGATGGACGAAGCCTGCCGACAGGCGGGCCGCGATCCGCGCGACGTGCTCCTGTTGCCCGTGACGAAGACGCATCCCGCTGCCGCCGCGGAGTATGTCGCCCGCTATGGCTTGCCCGCCGTGGGCGAGAATCGCGTGCAGGAGGCGATCGAAAAACGCGCCGGCCTCAGCGCCAGCGCCGCGTCGCTGCACTGGGAACTCATCGGCCATCTCCAATCGAACAAGGCCCGGCTCGCCGCGCAGCACTTCGACCGCGTGCAAAGCGTCGACAGCGAGAAGCTCCTCAATCACCTCGATCGCGCCGCCGCCGAACTCGGCAAGACCCTGCCCGTCTTGCTCCAAATCAACGCCGGCAACGATCCCGCCAAATTCGGCGCCGAGCCCGCCGACGCGCCGCGCCTGCTCGACGCCGCGCTCGCGAAGAAAAGCCTCCGGATCGACGGCCTGATGACCATCGCGCCGCTCGGCGCCACGCCCGCCGAAACCGAAGAGCACGCGCGCCGCACCTTCGCGAATCTGCGTTCGATCCGCGACGACCTGGCCGCGCGCGCGGGCACGCCGCTGCGCGAACTCTCGATGGGCATGTCCGGCGACTTCGCGCTCGCGATCGCAGCCGGCAGCACGCTCGTCCGCGTCGGCACAGCGCTGTTCGGCGCGCGCGAGTAG
- a CDS encoding LysR family transcriptional regulator: MQIENFKIFADLVETKSFSKAAKLNGITQSAVSQQARSMERNFKTLMIDRSQKQFNLTREGQRIYDAAKEILHVYEKLLSELQEMKKVISGTIRISTIYSIGLHELPPYIKKFLHDYPSVNVRIEYRRSNLVYEDILHNSVDFGLVAFPQKLRQIETIPFRNDRLVLITHPNHALAKTTDVDLKTLAGHKFIGFDPDIPTRKAVDQIFRDNKLEITPVMEFDNIETVKRAVEIDHGIAIVPQATVVQEVRQGTLSAIAFKGKEFTRPLAILHRKGRVLTPAMKKFIETLSAEAAAADAAASKPLV, translated from the coding sequence ATGCAAATCGAAAACTTCAAGATTTTCGCGGACCTTGTGGAGACCAAGTCGTTCTCCAAGGCCGCGAAGTTAAATGGCATCACGCAGTCGGCGGTCAGTCAGCAGGCGCGCTCCATGGAGCGCAACTTCAAGACCCTGATGATCGACCGCTCGCAGAAGCAGTTCAATCTGACGCGTGAGGGCCAGCGCATCTACGACGCGGCGAAGGAGATCCTCCACGTCTACGAGAAGCTCCTCAGCGAGCTCCAGGAGATGAAGAAGGTCATCAGCGGCACGATCCGCATCTCGACCATCTACTCCATCGGCCTCCACGAGCTGCCGCCCTATATCAAGAAATTCCTGCACGATTACCCCTCGGTCAACGTGCGCATCGAGTATCGCCGCTCGAACCTCGTCTACGAAGACATCCTGCACAACTCGGTCGACTTCGGCCTCGTGGCGTTCCCGCAGAAGCTTCGCCAGATCGAGACGATCCCATTCCGCAACGACCGCCTCGTGCTCATCACGCACCCGAATCACGCGCTCGCGAAGACGACCGACGTCGACCTCAAGACGCTCGCCGGCCACAAGTTCATCGGCTTCGACCCCGACATCCCGACGCGCAAGGCCGTCGACCAGATTTTCCGCGACAACAAGCTCGAGATCACGCCGGTCATGGAATTCGACAACATCGAGACGGTGAAGCGCGCCGTCGAGATCGACCACGGCATCGCCATCGTCCCGCAGGCGACTGTCGTGCAGGAAGTGCGGCAGGGGACGCTTTCGGCCATCGCTTTCAAGGGCAAGGAATTCACCCGTCCGCTCGCCATCCTTCACCGCAAGGGCCGCGTGCTCACCCCGGCGATGAAGAAATTCATCGAGACGCTCAGCGCCGAGGCGGCCGCGGCCGACGCGGCGGCGTCGAAGCCGCTCGTCTGA
- a CDS encoding TlpA family protein disulfide reductase — MRSLFRFLVATATFAVASLIPALAADLPVVKKAPEINVTTLDGKPLTAADLKGKVVVVDFWATWCGPCVAEIPGYVALQKKYGKDGLVIIGVSMDRPPLDKVKKFAAKNGMNYAIVMGEDGALAEAFGGFDAIPTTFLIDRQGNIRHQKTGSMEHDEYEALVKQLL; from the coding sequence ATGCGATCCCTCTTTCGTTTCCTCGTAGCCACGGCGACTTTCGCGGTGGCCAGCCTGATTCCCGCGCTCGCCGCGGATCTTCCCGTCGTCAAGAAGGCCCCCGAGATCAACGTCACGACCCTCGACGGCAAACCGCTCACCGCCGCCGACCTGAAGGGCAAGGTCGTGGTCGTCGATTTCTGGGCCACGTGGTGCGGTCCGTGCGTTGCGGAGATTCCCGGCTACGTCGCGCTGCAGAAGAAATACGGCAAGGACGGCCTCGTGATCATCGGGGTGTCGATGGACCGTCCACCGCTCGACAAGGTGAAGAAATTCGCCGCGAAGAACGGCATGAACTACGCCATCGTGATGGGCGAGGACGGGGCGCTCGCCGAAGCCTTCGGCGGCTTCGACGCGATCCCGACGACCTTCCTCATCGATCGCCAAGGCAACATCCGCCACCAGAAGACGGGTTCGATGGAGCACGATGAATACGAGGCGCTCGTGAAGCAGCTGCTCTGA
- a CDS encoding DMT family transporter → MNFPLHLLIPVACALLYVLAALTIKRASAFGVGVWRTSFVANWIMFAVFLPWWFWQGGRMHPLADYWQPAVTALCFLGGQIFIFLALSKGDVSVTTPVMGTKVILVALFSSLLRVGDVPLKWWFGAALSAGAVALLHAGEKHGQRRHVGTAVALATASALSYGLGDVLMQKWVPAWGTASYFPAMFFLVGVYSFAFVPFFSAPLSALDGQAWRWVSLGGVFLALNNAGIVLTLGIWGGATAVNIVYSVRGLFSVLAVWAIGHWFASTEQHLAPGVLRFRFIGAALMIGAIALVLV, encoded by the coding sequence GTGAACTTCCCGCTGCATCTGCTGATTCCGGTCGCCTGCGCGCTGCTCTACGTGCTGGCGGCGCTCACCATCAAGCGCGCATCGGCGTTCGGCGTTGGCGTGTGGCGCACGAGCTTCGTGGCGAACTGGATCATGTTCGCCGTTTTTCTCCCGTGGTGGTTCTGGCAGGGTGGACGAATGCACCCGCTTGCGGACTACTGGCAACCCGCCGTGACCGCGCTGTGTTTCCTCGGCGGACAAATCTTCATCTTTCTCGCGCTGAGCAAGGGCGACGTCTCGGTCACGACACCGGTAATGGGCACGAAGGTGATTCTCGTCGCGCTTTTCAGCAGCTTGCTGCGCGTCGGCGACGTGCCGCTGAAGTGGTGGTTCGGTGCCGCGCTCAGCGCTGGTGCGGTGGCGCTGTTGCACGCCGGCGAGAAGCACGGGCAACGTCGCCACGTCGGCACTGCGGTGGCGCTCGCGACGGCCAGCGCGTTGTCCTACGGCCTCGGCGACGTGCTCATGCAGAAGTGGGTGCCGGCGTGGGGCACGGCGAGCTACTTCCCGGCGATGTTCTTCCTCGTCGGCGTCTACTCCTTCGCGTTCGTGCCGTTTTTCAGCGCGCCGCTGTCGGCGCTCGATGGCCAGGCGTGGCGCTGGGTTTCGCTCGGCGGCGTGTTTCTCGCGCTCAACAACGCCGGCATCGTGCTGACGCTCGGCATCTGGGGCGGCGCGACGGCAGTGAACATCGTCTACAGCGTGCGCGGGCTGTTCAGCGTGCTCGCGGTGTGGGCGATCGGGCACTGGTTCGCCAGCACGGAGCAACACCTCGCGCCCGGCGTGCTGCGGTTCCGTTTCATCGGCGCGGCGCTGATGATCGGCGCGATTGCCCTCGTGTTAGTCTAG
- a CDS encoding VOC family protein translates to MQLPPRIEGVVETILYVDDVPRAVAFYRDVLGLNVLGGDGVRFQALNPGGRQVLLLFKRGGTLVSLTLPGGVIPPHDGSGSSHIGLAIMHEAYEPWKAKLAAAGVSIESEAKWERGGRSMYFRDPDGHLLELVTPGIWPNY, encoded by the coding sequence ATGCAACTTCCCCCGCGCATCGAAGGTGTCGTCGAAACCATCCTTTACGTCGACGACGTGCCGCGTGCGGTGGCGTTTTATCGCGATGTGCTCGGTCTGAATGTCCTGGGCGGCGACGGCGTGCGCTTTCAGGCGCTGAATCCCGGTGGCCGTCAGGTGCTGCTGCTCTTCAAGCGAGGTGGCACGCTCGTGTCTTTGACCCTGCCGGGAGGCGTGATTCCGCCGCACGACGGCAGCGGCTCGTCGCACATCGGCCTCGCGATCATGCACGAGGCCTACGAACCGTGGAAGGCGAAGCTCGCGGCCGCGGGCGTGTCGATCGAGAGTGAGGCGAAATGGGAGCGTGGAGGCCGCAGCATGTATTTCCGCGACCCGGACGGTCACTTGCTCGAACTCGTCACGCCCGGCATCTGGCCGAACTACTGA
- a CDS encoding class I SAM-dependent methyltransferase: MIDSLLRRDLLPDPVIRFGIRRLLRQRLHEIDAPSANAATVRFAEELRAMPIAINTAESKEQHYEVPTRFYELCLGPRLKYSSCFYATGRETLAEAEEAMLALTCERAQLRDGLDILELGCGWGSLTLWMAEKYPAARITGVSHSRTQRTHILGEAKRRGLTNVQIVTCDMNEFDIAAGQFDRVVSVEMFEHMKNWPRLMANIARWLRPGGMFFAHVFTHSRFPYHFVARDDTDWMSRYFFTGGMMPSHDLFKQFQDDLRLVSDWKVNGTHYARTAEHWLQNMDRHREAILPLFAATYGRENATRWWVWWRVFYLACAELWWFRDGEEWHVSHYLFQKR, from the coding sequence ATGATCGATTCCCTGCTCCGCCGCGATCTCCTGCCCGATCCGGTCATCCGCTTCGGCATCCGCCGCCTGCTCCGCCAGCGCCTGCACGAAATCGACGCCCCGTCGGCCAACGCCGCCACGGTGCGCTTCGCCGAGGAGTTGCGCGCGATGCCGATCGCGATCAACACCGCCGAGTCGAAGGAGCAGCACTACGAGGTGCCGACGCGCTTCTACGAACTCTGCCTCGGGCCTCGCCTGAAATACTCCTCGTGCTTCTACGCAACCGGCCGTGAAACTCTGGCCGAAGCCGAGGAAGCCATGCTCGCGCTCACCTGCGAACGCGCGCAGCTCCGCGACGGGCTCGACATCCTCGAACTCGGCTGCGGCTGGGGCTCGCTCACGCTCTGGATGGCGGAAAAATATCCCGCTGCGCGGATCACCGGGGTCTCCCACTCGCGCACGCAGCGCACTCACATCCTCGGCGAAGCCAAACGGCGCGGCCTGACCAATGTCCAGATCGTCACCTGCGACATGAACGAGTTCGACATCGCCGCGGGCCAATTCGACCGCGTCGTCTCGGTCGAGATGTTCGAGCACATGAAAAACTGGCCGCGTCTGATGGCCAACATCGCGCGCTGGCTGCGACCGGGTGGCATGTTCTTCGCCCACGTGTTCACGCACTCGCGTTTCCCGTATCATTTCGTGGCGCGCGACGATACCGACTGGATGAGCCGCTACTTTTTCACCGGCGGCATGATGCCGTCGCACGACCTGTTCAAACAGTTTCAGGATGACCTCCGTCTCGTGAGCGACTGGAAGGTCAACGGCACGCACTACGCGCGCACCGCCGAGCACTGGCTGCAAAACATGGATCGACACCGCGAAGCGATCCTGCCGCTCTTCGCCGCCACCTACGGCCGCGAGAACGCGACGCGCTGGTGGGTGTGGTGGCGCGTGTTCTATCTCGCCTGCGCCGAGCTCTGGTGGTTCCGCGACGGCGAGGAGTGGCACGTCAGCCACTACCTCTTCCAGAAACGCTGA
- a CDS encoding DUF1295 domain-containing protein — translation MTAVLLASVALAALCLAFAGLYFVARRIDNYGIVDVAWSYAFAPVAWFYALAGPGWLPRRLVVAALVTLWAGRLGTHLLRRVASHHPVEDGRYVQLRRDWAGNFAPKMFGFFQLQAGSIVLLTLPFLLPVVNPAPAFSALEIAGVALWLCALTGETIADAQLAAFKRDPANRARVCDAGLWRYSRHPNYFFEWLVWVAYALFALGSSWGWLGLVAPASILFLLLRVTGIPLTEEQSLRSKGDAYRRYQQTTSAFVPWFPRHLP, via the coding sequence GTGACCGCTGTCCTCCTCGCCTCCGTCGCGCTCGCCGCGCTATGCCTCGCTTTCGCTGGGCTCTATTTCGTTGCGCGGCGAATCGACAACTACGGCATTGTCGACGTCGCGTGGTCCTACGCCTTCGCACCGGTCGCGTGGTTCTATGCCTTGGCCGGACCGGGCTGGCTCCCGCGGCGATTGGTCGTGGCGGCGCTCGTCACGCTTTGGGCCGGACGCCTTGGCACGCACTTGCTGCGACGGGTCGCGAGCCACCACCCCGTGGAAGACGGCCGCTACGTGCAGCTGCGGCGCGACTGGGCCGGCAATTTTGCGCCGAAGATGTTCGGCTTCTTCCAGCTGCAGGCCGGTTCGATCGTTCTCCTCACGCTTCCGTTTCTCCTGCCAGTCGTGAACCCCGCCCCGGCGTTCTCCGCGCTGGAAATCGCCGGCGTGGCGCTCTGGTTGTGCGCCCTCACCGGTGAAACCATCGCGGACGCCCAACTCGCAGCCTTCAAACGCGACCCAGCCAACCGCGCCCGCGTCTGCGACGCCGGCCTCTGGCGCTACAGCCGGCATCCGAACTATTTCTTCGAATGGCTCGTGTGGGTCGCCTACGCGCTCTTCGCACTTGGCTCGTCGTGGGGCTGGCTCGGCCTCGTTGCTCCCGCATCGATTCTGTTTCTCCTGCTGCGGGTCACCGGCATTCCACTCACCGAGGAACAGTCGCTCCGCTCGAAAGGCGACGCCTACCGCCGCTACCAGCAAACCACGAGCGCCTTCGTGCCGTGGTTTCCGCGCCATCTCCCATGA
- a CDS encoding DUF2062 domain-containing protein, with product MKEPVRPGFWQRRVVQPIVAQLTQGITPDRIALTLGVGLACGVFPFLGFTTALCFVAAAALRLNQPIIHLVNQLLWPVQLALIPVYVKLGAALYGAEALPFDPQEVSRVFLASQREFWSRFGLMGLHALSAWVLSLPLLVGGVWLVTRPILKRLASARSAHP from the coding sequence GTGAAGGAGCCCGTGCGCCCCGGTTTCTGGCAGCGCCGCGTCGTCCAACCCATCGTCGCGCAACTCACGCAAGGCATCACGCCCGACCGCATCGCGCTCACCCTCGGCGTCGGACTCGCGTGCGGCGTGTTTCCCTTTCTCGGCTTCACCACCGCCTTGTGCTTCGTGGCCGCGGCGGCACTGCGGCTGAACCAGCCGATCATTCACCTCGTCAATCAGCTCCTTTGGCCCGTGCAGCTCGCACTGATCCCCGTCTACGTGAAACTCGGCGCGGCGCTCTACGGTGCGGAAGCGCTGCCCTTCGATCCGCAGGAGGTCAGCCGCGTGTTTCTCGCCTCCCAACGTGAGTTTTGGTCCCGCTTCGGTCTCATGGGGCTGCACGCCCTCAGCGCCTGGGTTCTCTCCCTACCGCTCTTGGTGGGCGGCGTCTGGCTCGTGACGCGGCCCATCCTGAAACGCCTCGCATCCGCCCGCTCCGCTCACCCGTAA